A region of Granulicella sibirica DNA encodes the following proteins:
- a CDS encoding alpha-amylase family glycosyl hydrolase yields the protein MSDTVRLWWQDGVIYQVYPRSFQDSNGDGVGDLAGILQRLDYLEGLGVDAVWISPFYPSPMADFGYDVANYTDVDPLFGTLEDFDRLIDGIHDRGMKLILDFVPNHTSDQHAWFLDSRKALKSKKRDWYLWRDPAPATGENSGPPETRPPNNWMSHFGGPAWTWDEKTKQFYCHSFLKEQPDLNWHNPEVRAAMYDAMRFWLERGKGKRGVDGFRMDVLWLLIKDAEFRDNPPNPEWHPGDSSLWSVLPTYTADQPETHVIVNEMRAILDTYAGTPQKPTPRVLIGEIYLPLPELVKYYGEPGPGKAGLAGAQMPFNFQLIQTPWSASGIAQLIQQYEGLLPAGAWPNWVLGNHDQSRVASRIGIYQARVAQMLLLTLRGTPTMYYGEEIGMPNGDIAPDQVKDPAEKNQPGIGQGRDPERTPMLWDQTPNAGFTTGSPWLPIHPNYKGLTVEAQQRDARSILSLSKKLLHLRNVTPALHEGDVSDVFSQGYILSYRRNLGTERLQIILNLSGTNQSAWTPGGRVIVSTNPWRPTDITSHLWGDFEIWPNEGLIVELD from the coding sequence GTGTTATCTATCAGGTCTATCCAAGGTCCTTTCAGGACTCGAACGGCGACGGCGTAGGCGATCTCGCCGGGATCCTGCAACGGTTGGACTATCTCGAAGGGCTTGGCGTCGACGCTGTCTGGATCAGCCCGTTCTATCCATCGCCGATGGCTGACTTCGGCTATGACGTCGCGAACTACACCGACGTAGATCCCCTCTTCGGAACGCTGGAAGACTTCGACCGGCTCATCGACGGGATCCACGACCGCGGCATGAAGCTCATTCTGGATTTCGTGCCAAACCACACCTCGGACCAGCACGCATGGTTCCTCGATAGCCGCAAGGCGCTGAAGAGCAAGAAGCGCGATTGGTATCTCTGGCGCGACCCTGCCCCGGCAACCGGCGAGAACAGCGGCCCGCCGGAAACGCGTCCGCCGAACAACTGGATGAGCCACTTCGGCGGTCCCGCATGGACCTGGGACGAGAAGACGAAGCAGTTCTATTGCCACTCCTTTCTGAAGGAGCAACCCGACCTCAACTGGCATAACCCCGAGGTCCGCGCCGCGATGTACGACGCCATGCGCTTCTGGCTCGAACGTGGGAAGGGCAAGCGCGGTGTCGACGGTTTTCGCATGGATGTCCTCTGGCTCCTCATCAAGGATGCCGAGTTCCGCGACAACCCGCCCAATCCCGAGTGGCACCCCGGAGACTCCAGCCTTTGGAGCGTCCTGCCAACCTACACCGCGGACCAGCCCGAGACGCACGTCATCGTCAACGAGATGCGCGCAATCCTGGATACGTATGCCGGGACGCCGCAGAAGCCGACCCCACGCGTGCTGATCGGGGAGATCTACCTTCCGCTACCTGAACTGGTGAAGTACTACGGAGAGCCCGGACCCGGAAAGGCGGGCCTCGCCGGCGCGCAGATGCCGTTCAATTTCCAGCTCATCCAAACGCCGTGGAGCGCAAGCGGTATCGCCCAATTGATTCAGCAGTACGAAGGCCTTCTGCCTGCAGGGGCATGGCCAAACTGGGTTCTAGGGAATCACGATCAGTCCCGGGTCGCGAGCCGCATCGGCATCTACCAGGCGCGTGTCGCGCAGATGCTTCTGCTGACGCTTCGCGGTACGCCGACGATGTACTACGGCGAAGAGATCGGGATGCCGAACGGAGACATCGCGCCAGATCAGGTGAAGGATCCGGCCGAGAAGAACCAGCCCGGCATCGGCCAGGGACGCGATCCCGAACGCACTCCCATGCTCTGGGACCAGACGCCGAACGCGGGCTTCACGACGGGCTCGCCGTGGCTCCCCATCCACCCCAACTATAAAGGGCTGACCGTCGAAGCCCAGCAGCGCGATGCACGTTCCATCCTGAGCCTGAGCAAGAAGCTTCTGCACCTGCGTAACGTCACTCCTGCGTTGCACGAAGGCGACGTCTCGGACGTCTTCTCGCAAGGCTACATCCTCAGCTACCGCCGCAACCTGGGCACCGAGCGCCTGCAGATCATCCTTAACCTCTCCGGAACGAACCAGTCCGCATGGACGCCGGGCGGCCGTGTCATTGTCTCCACCAACCCGTGGCGTCCGACCGACATCACCAGCCACCTTTGGGGCGACTTCGAGATATGGCCGAACGAGGGATTGATCGTGGAGCTCGACTAA